Proteins encoded within one genomic window of Macaca thibetana thibetana isolate TM-01 chromosome 3, ASM2454274v1, whole genome shotgun sequence:
- the MICALL2 gene encoding MICAL-like protein 2 isoform X3 gives MAAIRALQQWCRQQCEGYRDVNICNMTTSFRDGLAFCAILHRHRPDLINFSALKKENIYENNKLAFRVAEEHLGIPALLDAEDMVALKVPDRLSILTYVSQYYNYFHGRSPIGGMAGVKRASEDSEEEPSEKKAPVQPATLPSPTPTRKPPLSPAQTNPVVQRRNGGAEGPPPKTGQVSSGSSVSSICGICGKHVHLVQRHLADGRLYHRSCFRCKQCSCTLHSGAYRATGEPGAFVCTSHLPATTSASPKLPGLVPQRPGAMAVNSRTPCSPQKAQEANKPKARPSAWEPAAGNSPARASVPTTPNPPATSAASVRVRSPARPSESCAAPTPLEGKVRPRVTNSSPMGWSSAAQRTAAAASHPPVPPSAPDPRPATSQGGGAPRVAAPQTTVSSSSTSAATVDPPAWTPSASRTQQARNKFFQTSAVPPGTSPAGRGPASSLAPSRDSSKEQARNFLRQALSALEEAGAPTPGRPSPATAPVPSSQPKTETPQASPLAKPLQPTSPQAFGIPSRTDPPAPLSTSSTSQASVSPPAGRRSLAGPSGVGRVGAGSRPKPEAPTAKGKSTTLTQDRSASPQEGQEDGPAGWRANLKPVDRRSPAERTLKPKEPRALAELRAGETPGKVSGSFAGSVHITLTPVRPERTPRPASPGPSLPARSPSPPRRRRLAIPASLDVSDNWLRPEPPEQEARAQSWKEEEKKPHLQGKPGRPLSPANVPAPPGETVTSPVRLHPDYLSPEEIQRQLQDIERRLDALELRGVELEKRLRAAEGDDAEDGLMVDWFWLIHEKQLLLRQESELMYKSKDQRLEEQQLDIEGELRRLMAKPEALKSPQERQQEQELLERYVSTVNDRSDIVDSLDEDRLREQEEDQMLRDMIEKLGLQRKKSKFRLSKIWSPKSKSKSSTSQ, from the exons ATGGCGGCCATCAGGGCGCTGCAGCAGTGGTGCCGGCAGCAGTGCGAGGGCTACCGCGACGTGAACATCTGCAACATGACCACGTCGTTCCGCGACGGCCTGGCCTTCTGCGCCATCCTGCACCGCCACCGGCCCGACCTCAT AAACTTCAGTGCTCTCAAGAaggaaaacatttatgaaaacaaTAAACTG GCCTTCCGCGTGGCCGAGGAGCACCTGGGCATCCCGGCCTTGCTGGACGCCGAGGACATGGTGGCCCTGAAGGTGCCTGACCGGCTGAGTATCCTGACCTACGTGTCCCAGTATTACAACTACTTCCATGGCCGCTCCCCCA TTGGGGGCATGGCAGGCGTGAAGAGGGCCTCGGAGGACTCTGAGGAGGAGCCGTctgagaagaaggctccagtccagcCAGCCACGCTGCCGTCGCCTACCCCCACCCGGAAGCCTCCACTATCTCCAGCCCAGACAAACCCTGTGGTCCAGAGGAGGAATGGGGGTGCAGAGGGTCCACCCCCCAAGACT GGCCAGGTGTCATCGGGCAGCTCGGTCAGCAGCATCTGCGGGATCTGCGGTAAGCACGTGCACCTGGTACAGCGGCACCTGGCCGACGGGAGACTCTACCACCGCAGCTGCTTCAG GTGCAAGCAGTGCTCCTGCACGCTGCACTCGGGGGCCTACAGGGCCACCGGAGAGCCGGGCGCCTTCGTCTGCACCAGTCACCTCCCTGCGACTACCTCTGCAAGCCCCAAGTTGCCCGGTCTGGTCCCCCAACGGCCAGGGGCCATGGCTGTGAATTCCAGGACCCCCTGTTCCCCGCAGAAGGCCCAGGAGGCGAACAAGCCCAAGGCCAGACCGTCGGCCTGGGAGCCTGCTGCGGGCAACTCGCCTGCCAGGGCTTCCGTTCCGACCACACCCAACCCTCCAGCCACCAGCGCTGCGTCCGTCCGTGTGAGGAGCCCAGCCAGGCCCTCTGAGAGCTGCGCGGCCCCCACTCCCCTGGAGGGGAAAGTCCGCCCTCGTGTGACCAACAGCTCCCCGATGGGCTGGTCGTCAGCTGCCCAGCGCACAGCAGCGGCCGCCTCCCATCCCCCTGTGCCCCCGAGTGCCCCAGACCCTCGCCCGGCCACATCCCAGGGCGGGGGAGCTCCCCGAGTGGCAGCTCCTCAAACCACGGTCAGTTCAAGCTCCACGTCTGCAGCCACCGTGGACCCCCCAGCCTGGACCCCATCTGCCTCCAGGACCCAGCAGGCCCGGAATAAGTTTTTCCAAACATCAGCGGTGCCCCCCGGCACCAGCCCTGCTGGCAGGGGTCCTGCGTCGTCACTTGCTCCTTCCAGGGACAGCAGCAAGGAGCAGGCACGGAACTTCCTCAGGCAGGCCCTCTCGGCGCTGGAAGAGGCTGGCGCTCCGACGCCTGGCAG GCCCTCCCCAGCCACTGCCCCTGTTCCCAGTTCTCAGCCCAAAACTGAAACACCACAAGCAAGTCCCTTAGCCAAGCCATTACAGCCCACGTCTCCCCAGGCTTTTGGCATCCCTTCAAGGACGGACCCGCCAGCCCCCCTGAGCACGAGCAGCACCTCTCAGGCATCCGTGTCGCCCCCGGCAGGCAGGAGGAGCTTGGCCGGACCCTCGGGGGTCGGCAGGGTGGGTGCTGGCTCCAGGCCAAAGCCAGAGGCGCCGACGGCAAAGGGTAAAAGCACCACCTTAACGCAGG ACAGGAGCGCCAGCCCCCAGGAAGGCCAGGAGGATGGGCCGGCAGGATGGAGAGCGAATCTGAAGCCCGTGGACAGGAGAAGCCCAGCTGAGAG GACTCTGAAGCCCAAGGAACCACGGGCCCTGGCAGAGCTGAGGGCGGGGGAGACCCCCGGGAAGGTCTCAGGCAGCTTTGCGGGGAGTGTCCACATCACCCTGACCCCCGTGAGACCTGAGAGGACGCCGCGCCCAGCCAGCCCAGgacccagcctcccag CCaggtccccctccccaccccgccgCAGGAGACTGGCCATCCCTGCCAGCCTTGACGTTTCTGACAACTGGCTTCGTCCGGAGCCCCCTGAACAGGAAGCCCGAGCGCAGagctggaaggaggaggagaagaaaccTCACCTTCAGGGCAAACCAG GGAGACCCTTGTCCCCGGCCAATGTCCCTGCTCCACCTGGCGAGACGGTGACCTCCCCAGTCAGG CTGCACCCCGACTACCTCTCCCCGGAGGAGATACAGAGGCAGCTGCAGGACATCGAGAGGCGGCTGGATGCCCTGGAGCTCCGCGGTGTGGAGCTGGAGAAGCGGCTGCGGGCAGCCGAGGGAG ATGATGCTGAGGACGGCCTCATGGTGGACTGGTTCTGGCTTATTCACGAGAAGCAGCTTCTGCTGAGACAGGAGTCAGAGCTGATGTACAA GTCCAAGGACCAGCGTCTGGAGGAGCAGCAGCTGGACATCGAGGGCGAACTGCGCCGGCTCATGGCCAAGCCTG AGGCTCTGAAGTCCCCACAGGAGcggcagcaggagcaggagctgCTGGAGCGGTACGTGAGCACCGTGAATGACCGCAGTGATATCGTGGACTCACTGGACGAGGACCGACTCCG GGAACAAGAGGAGGATCAGATGCTGCGGGACATGATTGAGAAGCTGG GCCTCCAGAGGAAGAAGTCCAAGTTCCGCTTATCCAAGATCTGGTCaccaaaaagcaaaagcaaaagcagcACCTCCCAGTAG
- the MICALL2 gene encoding MICAL-like protein 2 isoform X2, with the protein MAAIRALQQWCRQQCEGYRDVNICNMTTSFRDGLAFCAILHRHRPDLINFSALKKENIYENNKLAFRVAEEHLGIPALLDAEDMVALKVPDRLSILTYVSQYYNYFHGRSPIGGMAGVKRASEDSEEEPSEKKAPVQPATLPSPTPTRKPPLSPAQTNPVVQRRNGGAEGPPPKTVSSGSSVSSICGICGKHVHLVQRHLADGRLYHRSCFRCKQCSCTLHSGAYRATGEPGAFVCTSHLPATTSASPKLPGLVPQRPGAMAVNSRTPCSPQKAQEANKPKARPSAWEPAAGNSPARASVPTTPNPPATSAASVRVRSPARPSESCAAPTPLEGKVRPRVTNSSPMGWSSAAQRTAAAASHPPVPPSAPDPRPATSQGGGAPRVAAPQTTVSSSSTSAATVDPPAWTPSASRTQQARNKFFQTSAVPPGTSPAGRGPASSLAPSRDSSKEQARNFLRQALSALEEAGAPTPGRPSPATAPVPSSQPKTETPQASPLAKPLQPTSPQAFGIPSRTDPPAPLSTSSTSQASVSPPAGRRSLAGPSGVGRVGAGSRPKPEAPTAKGKSTTLTQDRSASPQEGQEDGPAGWRANLKPVDRRSPAERTLKPKEPRALAELRAGETPGKVSGSFAGSVHITLTPVRPERTPRPASPGPSLPARSPSPPRRRRLAIPASLDVSDNWLRPEPPEQEARAQSWKEEEKKPHLQGKPGRPLSPANVPAPPGETVTSPVRLHPDYLSPEEIQRQLQDIERRLDALELRGVELEKRLRAAEGDDAEDGLMVDWFWLIHEKQLLLRQESELMYKSKDQRLEEQQLDIEGELRRLMAKPEALKSPQERQQEQELLERYVSTVNDRSDIVDSLDEDRLREQEEDQMLRDMIEKPPEEEVQVPLIQDLVTKKQKQKQHLPVAASGAVGSARTRHSDLDSGRASCPYKGHVDSRDLRYRLWPQ; encoded by the exons ATGGCGGCCATCAGGGCGCTGCAGCAGTGGTGCCGGCAGCAGTGCGAGGGCTACCGCGACGTGAACATCTGCAACATGACCACGTCGTTCCGCGACGGCCTGGCCTTCTGCGCCATCCTGCACCGCCACCGGCCCGACCTCAT AAACTTCAGTGCTCTCAAGAaggaaaacatttatgaaaacaaTAAACTG GCCTTCCGCGTGGCCGAGGAGCACCTGGGCATCCCGGCCTTGCTGGACGCCGAGGACATGGTGGCCCTGAAGGTGCCTGACCGGCTGAGTATCCTGACCTACGTGTCCCAGTATTACAACTACTTCCATGGCCGCTCCCCCA TTGGGGGCATGGCAGGCGTGAAGAGGGCCTCGGAGGACTCTGAGGAGGAGCCGTctgagaagaaggctccagtccagcCAGCCACGCTGCCGTCGCCTACCCCCACCCGGAAGCCTCCACTATCTCCAGCCCAGACAAACCCTGTGGTCCAGAGGAGGAATGGGGGTGCAGAGGGTCCACCCCCCAAGACT GTGTCATCGGGCAGCTCGGTCAGCAGCATCTGCGGGATCTGCGGTAAGCACGTGCACCTGGTACAGCGGCACCTGGCCGACGGGAGACTCTACCACCGCAGCTGCTTCAG GTGCAAGCAGTGCTCCTGCACGCTGCACTCGGGGGCCTACAGGGCCACCGGAGAGCCGGGCGCCTTCGTCTGCACCAGTCACCTCCCTGCGACTACCTCTGCAAGCCCCAAGTTGCCCGGTCTGGTCCCCCAACGGCCAGGGGCCATGGCTGTGAATTCCAGGACCCCCTGTTCCCCGCAGAAGGCCCAGGAGGCGAACAAGCCCAAGGCCAGACCGTCGGCCTGGGAGCCTGCTGCGGGCAACTCGCCTGCCAGGGCTTCCGTTCCGACCACACCCAACCCTCCAGCCACCAGCGCTGCGTCCGTCCGTGTGAGGAGCCCAGCCAGGCCCTCTGAGAGCTGCGCGGCCCCCACTCCCCTGGAGGGGAAAGTCCGCCCTCGTGTGACCAACAGCTCCCCGATGGGCTGGTCGTCAGCTGCCCAGCGCACAGCAGCGGCCGCCTCCCATCCCCCTGTGCCCCCGAGTGCCCCAGACCCTCGCCCGGCCACATCCCAGGGCGGGGGAGCTCCCCGAGTGGCAGCTCCTCAAACCACGGTCAGTTCAAGCTCCACGTCTGCAGCCACCGTGGACCCCCCAGCCTGGACCCCATCTGCCTCCAGGACCCAGCAGGCCCGGAATAAGTTTTTCCAAACATCAGCGGTGCCCCCCGGCACCAGCCCTGCTGGCAGGGGTCCTGCGTCGTCACTTGCTCCTTCCAGGGACAGCAGCAAGGAGCAGGCACGGAACTTCCTCAGGCAGGCCCTCTCGGCGCTGGAAGAGGCTGGCGCTCCGACGCCTGGCAG GCCCTCCCCAGCCACTGCCCCTGTTCCCAGTTCTCAGCCCAAAACTGAAACACCACAAGCAAGTCCCTTAGCCAAGCCATTACAGCCCACGTCTCCCCAGGCTTTTGGCATCCCTTCAAGGACGGACCCGCCAGCCCCCCTGAGCACGAGCAGCACCTCTCAGGCATCCGTGTCGCCCCCGGCAGGCAGGAGGAGCTTGGCCGGACCCTCGGGGGTCGGCAGGGTGGGTGCTGGCTCCAGGCCAAAGCCAGAGGCGCCGACGGCAAAGGGTAAAAGCACCACCTTAACGCAGG ACAGGAGCGCCAGCCCCCAGGAAGGCCAGGAGGATGGGCCGGCAGGATGGAGAGCGAATCTGAAGCCCGTGGACAGGAGAAGCCCAGCTGAGAG GACTCTGAAGCCCAAGGAACCACGGGCCCTGGCAGAGCTGAGGGCGGGGGAGACCCCCGGGAAGGTCTCAGGCAGCTTTGCGGGGAGTGTCCACATCACCCTGACCCCCGTGAGACCTGAGAGGACGCCGCGCCCAGCCAGCCCAGgacccagcctcccag CCaggtccccctccccaccccgccgCAGGAGACTGGCCATCCCTGCCAGCCTTGACGTTTCTGACAACTGGCTTCGTCCGGAGCCCCCTGAACAGGAAGCCCGAGCGCAGagctggaaggaggaggagaagaaaccTCACCTTCAGGGCAAACCAG GGAGACCCTTGTCCCCGGCCAATGTCCCTGCTCCACCTGGCGAGACGGTGACCTCCCCAGTCAGG CTGCACCCCGACTACCTCTCCCCGGAGGAGATACAGAGGCAGCTGCAGGACATCGAGAGGCGGCTGGATGCCCTGGAGCTCCGCGGTGTGGAGCTGGAGAAGCGGCTGCGGGCAGCCGAGGGAG ATGATGCTGAGGACGGCCTCATGGTGGACTGGTTCTGGCTTATTCACGAGAAGCAGCTTCTGCTGAGACAGGAGTCAGAGCTGATGTACAA GTCCAAGGACCAGCGTCTGGAGGAGCAGCAGCTGGACATCGAGGGCGAACTGCGCCGGCTCATGGCCAAGCCTG AGGCTCTGAAGTCCCCACAGGAGcggcagcaggagcaggagctgCTGGAGCGGTACGTGAGCACCGTGAATGACCGCAGTGATATCGTGGACTCACTGGACGAGGACCGACTCCG GGAACAAGAGGAGGATCAGATGCTGCGGGACATGATTGAGAA GCCTCCAGAGGAAGAAGTCCAAGTTCCGCTTATCCAAGATCTGGTCaccaaaaagcaaaagcaaaagcagcACCTCCCAGTAGCGGCCAGTGGGGCCGTGGGCTCGGCCCGGACCCGGCATTCggacttggactcaggaagggccTCCTGTCCCTACAAGGGGCATGTGGACAGCAGGGACCTGCGCTACCGTCTGTGGCCTCAATAA
- the MICALL2 gene encoding MICAL-like protein 2 isoform X1, giving the protein MAAIRALQQWCRQQCEGYRDVNICNMTTSFRDGLAFCAILHRHRPDLINFSALKKENIYENNKLAFRVAEEHLGIPALLDAEDMVALKVPDRLSILTYVSQYYNYFHGRSPIGGMAGVKRASEDSEEEPSEKKAPVQPATLPSPTPTRKPPLSPAQTNPVVQRRNGGAEGPPPKTGQVSSGSSVSSICGICGKHVHLVQRHLADGRLYHRSCFRCKQCSCTLHSGAYRATGEPGAFVCTSHLPATTSASPKLPGLVPQRPGAMAVNSRTPCSPQKAQEANKPKARPSAWEPAAGNSPARASVPTTPNPPATSAASVRVRSPARPSESCAAPTPLEGKVRPRVTNSSPMGWSSAAQRTAAAASHPPVPPSAPDPRPATSQGGGAPRVAAPQTTVSSSSTSAATVDPPAWTPSASRTQQARNKFFQTSAVPPGTSPAGRGPASSLAPSRDSSKEQARNFLRQALSALEEAGAPTPGRPSPATAPVPSSQPKTETPQASPLAKPLQPTSPQAFGIPSRTDPPAPLSTSSTSQASVSPPAGRRSLAGPSGVGRVGAGSRPKPEAPTAKGKSTTLTQDRSASPQEGQEDGPAGWRANLKPVDRRSPAERTLKPKEPRALAELRAGETPGKVSGSFAGSVHITLTPVRPERTPRPASPGPSLPARSPSPPRRRRLAIPASLDVSDNWLRPEPPEQEARAQSWKEEEKKPHLQGKPGRPLSPANVPAPPGETVTSPVRLHPDYLSPEEIQRQLQDIERRLDALELRGVELEKRLRAAEGDDAEDGLMVDWFWLIHEKQLLLRQESELMYKSKDQRLEEQQLDIEGELRRLMAKPEALKSPQERQQEQELLERYVSTVNDRSDIVDSLDEDRLREQEEDQMLRDMIEKPPEEEVQVPLIQDLVTKKQKQKQHLPVAASGAVGSARTRHSDLDSGRASCPYKGHVDSRDLRYRLWPQ; this is encoded by the exons ATGGCGGCCATCAGGGCGCTGCAGCAGTGGTGCCGGCAGCAGTGCGAGGGCTACCGCGACGTGAACATCTGCAACATGACCACGTCGTTCCGCGACGGCCTGGCCTTCTGCGCCATCCTGCACCGCCACCGGCCCGACCTCAT AAACTTCAGTGCTCTCAAGAaggaaaacatttatgaaaacaaTAAACTG GCCTTCCGCGTGGCCGAGGAGCACCTGGGCATCCCGGCCTTGCTGGACGCCGAGGACATGGTGGCCCTGAAGGTGCCTGACCGGCTGAGTATCCTGACCTACGTGTCCCAGTATTACAACTACTTCCATGGCCGCTCCCCCA TTGGGGGCATGGCAGGCGTGAAGAGGGCCTCGGAGGACTCTGAGGAGGAGCCGTctgagaagaaggctccagtccagcCAGCCACGCTGCCGTCGCCTACCCCCACCCGGAAGCCTCCACTATCTCCAGCCCAGACAAACCCTGTGGTCCAGAGGAGGAATGGGGGTGCAGAGGGTCCACCCCCCAAGACT GGCCAGGTGTCATCGGGCAGCTCGGTCAGCAGCATCTGCGGGATCTGCGGTAAGCACGTGCACCTGGTACAGCGGCACCTGGCCGACGGGAGACTCTACCACCGCAGCTGCTTCAG GTGCAAGCAGTGCTCCTGCACGCTGCACTCGGGGGCCTACAGGGCCACCGGAGAGCCGGGCGCCTTCGTCTGCACCAGTCACCTCCCTGCGACTACCTCTGCAAGCCCCAAGTTGCCCGGTCTGGTCCCCCAACGGCCAGGGGCCATGGCTGTGAATTCCAGGACCCCCTGTTCCCCGCAGAAGGCCCAGGAGGCGAACAAGCCCAAGGCCAGACCGTCGGCCTGGGAGCCTGCTGCGGGCAACTCGCCTGCCAGGGCTTCCGTTCCGACCACACCCAACCCTCCAGCCACCAGCGCTGCGTCCGTCCGTGTGAGGAGCCCAGCCAGGCCCTCTGAGAGCTGCGCGGCCCCCACTCCCCTGGAGGGGAAAGTCCGCCCTCGTGTGACCAACAGCTCCCCGATGGGCTGGTCGTCAGCTGCCCAGCGCACAGCAGCGGCCGCCTCCCATCCCCCTGTGCCCCCGAGTGCCCCAGACCCTCGCCCGGCCACATCCCAGGGCGGGGGAGCTCCCCGAGTGGCAGCTCCTCAAACCACGGTCAGTTCAAGCTCCACGTCTGCAGCCACCGTGGACCCCCCAGCCTGGACCCCATCTGCCTCCAGGACCCAGCAGGCCCGGAATAAGTTTTTCCAAACATCAGCGGTGCCCCCCGGCACCAGCCCTGCTGGCAGGGGTCCTGCGTCGTCACTTGCTCCTTCCAGGGACAGCAGCAAGGAGCAGGCACGGAACTTCCTCAGGCAGGCCCTCTCGGCGCTGGAAGAGGCTGGCGCTCCGACGCCTGGCAG GCCCTCCCCAGCCACTGCCCCTGTTCCCAGTTCTCAGCCCAAAACTGAAACACCACAAGCAAGTCCCTTAGCCAAGCCATTACAGCCCACGTCTCCCCAGGCTTTTGGCATCCCTTCAAGGACGGACCCGCCAGCCCCCCTGAGCACGAGCAGCACCTCTCAGGCATCCGTGTCGCCCCCGGCAGGCAGGAGGAGCTTGGCCGGACCCTCGGGGGTCGGCAGGGTGGGTGCTGGCTCCAGGCCAAAGCCAGAGGCGCCGACGGCAAAGGGTAAAAGCACCACCTTAACGCAGG ACAGGAGCGCCAGCCCCCAGGAAGGCCAGGAGGATGGGCCGGCAGGATGGAGAGCGAATCTGAAGCCCGTGGACAGGAGAAGCCCAGCTGAGAG GACTCTGAAGCCCAAGGAACCACGGGCCCTGGCAGAGCTGAGGGCGGGGGAGACCCCCGGGAAGGTCTCAGGCAGCTTTGCGGGGAGTGTCCACATCACCCTGACCCCCGTGAGACCTGAGAGGACGCCGCGCCCAGCCAGCCCAGgacccagcctcccag CCaggtccccctccccaccccgccgCAGGAGACTGGCCATCCCTGCCAGCCTTGACGTTTCTGACAACTGGCTTCGTCCGGAGCCCCCTGAACAGGAAGCCCGAGCGCAGagctggaaggaggaggagaagaaaccTCACCTTCAGGGCAAACCAG GGAGACCCTTGTCCCCGGCCAATGTCCCTGCTCCACCTGGCGAGACGGTGACCTCCCCAGTCAGG CTGCACCCCGACTACCTCTCCCCGGAGGAGATACAGAGGCAGCTGCAGGACATCGAGAGGCGGCTGGATGCCCTGGAGCTCCGCGGTGTGGAGCTGGAGAAGCGGCTGCGGGCAGCCGAGGGAG ATGATGCTGAGGACGGCCTCATGGTGGACTGGTTCTGGCTTATTCACGAGAAGCAGCTTCTGCTGAGACAGGAGTCAGAGCTGATGTACAA GTCCAAGGACCAGCGTCTGGAGGAGCAGCAGCTGGACATCGAGGGCGAACTGCGCCGGCTCATGGCCAAGCCTG AGGCTCTGAAGTCCCCACAGGAGcggcagcaggagcaggagctgCTGGAGCGGTACGTGAGCACCGTGAATGACCGCAGTGATATCGTGGACTCACTGGACGAGGACCGACTCCG GGAACAAGAGGAGGATCAGATGCTGCGGGACATGATTGAGAA GCCTCCAGAGGAAGAAGTCCAAGTTCCGCTTATCCAAGATCTGGTCaccaaaaagcaaaagcaaaagcagcACCTCCCAGTAGCGGCCAGTGGGGCCGTGGGCTCGGCCCGGACCCGGCATTCggacttggactcaggaagggccTCCTGTCCCTACAAGGGGCATGTGGACAGCAGGGACCTGCGCTACCGTCTGTGGCCTCAATAA